AACGTGCTGGACGGCGACCTGGACGAGTATATCAAAGGTTTCCTGATGCAGCACTAGAGGCTGTTCTGTACTGAGGGTTAAATTTGGGGTATGGCGACAACGCGGTGTTACCCCAGTGATATTTCGGACGATGAATGGGCATTTGTGTGCCCCTACCTGTGCTTGATGCGTGAAGATGCGCCCCAACGGGAACACCCGTTGCGCGCCCTCTTTAATGGCTTGCGCTATCTGGCCCACACAGGTTGCCCCTGGCGTTACCTGCCCCACGACCTGCCGCCCTGGGCGGCCGTGTACCAGCAATGGGAGCGCTGGCGGGACGCCCGCGTATTCGAACGTATCGTACACGACTTGAATGAGTTGCAGCGAATGTTACTGGGCCGGGCAGCTACACCCACGGCCGTCATTTTTGACGGGCGCACGCTGCAAAGCACGCCTGAGAGTGGACACCGGGCGGGCTATGACGGAGCCAAACGGCGCAAGGGAAGTAAAGCGCACATCGCCGTGGATACGCTGGGCCACCTGCTGAGCGTGGTCGTCACCCCGGCTAATGAGCAGGAGCGGGCGCAGGTGGGCGAGCTATGTCGGCAGGTGCAGGAAGTGACGGGTCAAACGGTCGAGGTCAGCTTCGGCGACCAGGGGTATACGGGGGAGGACCCGGAGTACGAAGCGGCGGTGCATGACATTGACTTGCAAGTAATTATGAAACCAGAAGGGCAGACTGGTTTTGTATTATTGCCCCGCCGGTGGGTGGTCGAACGCAGCTTTGCCTGGTGCAGCCGCTTTCGGCGGCTGGCCCGCGACCACGAGCGCTTGAGTCAGACCTTACAGCAGCTTCATTTTGTCGTTTTTGCCTGTATTATGCTCGCCCGACACGCTTCAAGTACATAACAGGCTCTAGGGGCGCTATAGCTCTCACTAAAGCAAGCCCGCCGGGGCTGGGGCCCTAAAGGAGGCCACCAGCCCCGGCGGGCTTCGCATTTAGCAGTTGGCGGTCGCTTTTCCAACGGAGCCGCAAGCGACGAAGACAAACACGTGAACTACAGGCCAGCACGAAACCATAATACTAGCTGGGCTTAAAACAAAATGTACCAAGCGACAATCGTTTATTTTCAACAACCTGTTTTTGTAGCATTTCTGGCAATTTATGTATCATAGCATCTTTAACTATTAAGCTTAATGTTTACATATCCAAATATTTTCCGCTCATATGATTTATCATATACTCTAATTTTAATTAGATAAAATACTATTCGTTAAGATAAAATAAAGTTTTTTTTCCTCATTCATTCACCATACTTTTAGCCGACGTAATAATTTTTTGACTTAAAGACCACCATTACTTCACTTCTTCACATCTTTTTTCATTACTTATGAAAAAATATTACTCATGAGCTTGGTGCTCATGTTCACCCTCTTCCACCAAGTAATGGCCCAGACGCGGACCATCTCGGGTAGAGTAATCGACCAGACTAACGGTGGCGGCCTGCCAGGCGTAACGGTGCTGCTGAAAGGCACCACCACCGGTGTATCAACCAACGCCGATGGCGGCTTTACCCTGGGTGTGCCCGCCAGCGGTGGTACGCTGACGTTCAGCTCCGTGGGCTTCGTCACCCAAGACCAACCCATTGGCAGTTCGGCTGTGATGTCGGTGGCCATGGCCACCGATACCAAGCAATTGAACGAAATTGTGGTGATGGGCTATGGTACCCAGCAAAACCGCCGTGAAGTAAAAGGCGCCGTTTCCACAGTAAACTCGGCCGATTACAAAGACCAGCCCATCATTGGCGTTGACCAGGCTTTGCAAGGCCGGGCGGCTGGCGTGCAAGTAACCCAAAGCTCGGGCACTCCTGGCGGCGGCATCAGCGTGCGTGTGCGCGGCGCGGCTTCCATTGGGGCCAGCAACGAGCCGCTGTACGTGGTGGATGGCCTGCCCGTAATTACCGGCAGTACGACTCAGGTAGGCGCGGGCGGCCAGCTGACCAACGGCCTGAATGACCTCAACCCCAACGATATTGAATCCATCGAAGTGCTGAAAGATGCGGCTTCGGCGGCTATCTACGGCTCGCGGGGCTCGAACGGTGTGGTGCTCATCACCACCAAGCGGGGCAAGTCGGGCAAGGCCCGCGTTGACCTCGACTACTACACCGGGGCCCAATCGGTGTGGAAGCGCCCCCAGGTGCTGAACGGGGCTCAGCAAACCCAGCTGTTTCTGGACGCCGCCGCGGGCGCGTATCCGGCCAACGCGGCCGGTAACTACCCTACTGATTTTGGTCCTCCTAATGCTCGGTACGTATTTCGCAGCAACGCCGACCTGGCCGCCTACATCTACGGTCCCGGCGATGCGACCGTCGTGAACGGCTTGGCCCAGTACGTGGACGCCGGCCCCATCCGGCCCCTGAGCCAGTTCCAGAACCCCACCACGTCTACCAGCACCGACTGGACCAAAGAGGTACTGCGCACGGCCCCTATCAGCAACTACGGCCTTACTTTTTCGGGCGGTTCGGATGCCAGCCGTTATCGCTTGGCGCTAAACTACTTCGACCAGCAGGGCACATTCATTGGCTCGGGCTACACCCGGGGCAGCGCCCGCTTGTCGGTGGATAATAAATTGTCGGAAAAAATCCGGATGGGGGTCTCCATTGGCCTGAGCCAAAGTGTTAACAACCGCATTAACAACGACAACAACATCTACGGCGTGCTGACGACGGCTCGTCTGTACCCCAGCGATTTGCCCATCTACAACGCGGACGGTACCTACTACAAAAACGGCTCGCTGGAAAACCCCGTGGCGGCGGGCAAAGAGCCCTACTTCAAATCCACGAACAGCCGCTTGATTGGCAGCCAGTACACCGAGTTTGAGCTGATCAAAAACCTGAAGTACCGGGCCACGTTCGGCATCGATTACACTTACGGGCGCGACGACGTTTTCCTGTCAACCCTGACAAACGCCGGGGCCGCCGTGCGCGGCGATGCCACTGCGGCCACCATACAAAACCTGAACTACAACCACATCAGCTCACTCAACTACAACAAAACTTTTGGCACCGACCACAGCCTGAGCGCTTTGGCTGTGGCCGAGTACCAGCGCAATTCCGAAAGCGACATCTTTACCGAAGTAACGGGCTTCCCCAGCAATGCCATCCGCGAACTTTCGGCGGGCGCTACCAAGACGAACGCCACTTCCTCTTCCACTGGCCGGGCCCTGTTTGGTGTGTTGGCCAAGGTAGATTACGCCTACAAGGGCCGTTACCTGCTCGGCGCGTCGGTGCGCCGCGACCAGTCTTCTACCTTCGGGGCCGATAACCAGGTGGGCTACTTCCCGGCGGTATCTGCCGGTTGGCGCGTAATTGAGGAAGGCTTCCTCAAGGACCAGACTACCCTGAGCGAATTGAAGCTGCGGGGCAGCTACGGCGAAACCGGCAACCAGGCCCTCGGCGACTTTAGCTCGCGCGGCCTCATCAGCCCCGGCCGCAACTACCTCGACCAGGGCGGCCTGTCGTTGTCGCAGCTGGCCAACCCCAACCTGAAATGGGAGCGGACGCGCCAGACCAACATAGGCGTGGACTTCGGCCTCTTCCAGAACCGCCTTTATGTTTCGGCCGACGTGTACCAGCGCAAGACCGACGCCCTCTTACTCGCGCAGAACCTTCCGTCCGACACCGGCTTTCTGAGCTACAGCGCCAACGTGGGCAACATCGAGAACAAAGGCCTCGAGTTCGCGCTGACGACCATCAACTTCCGTAACGAGGGCACCGGCTTCAACTGGGAAACCAACTTCAACATCAGCTTCAACCGCAACTTGGTGACGCTGTTGTCGGACCCCAATCCGCTGGGCATTGCAACGGGCTTCGCCAGCCGCCTCATCGTGGGCCAGCCCCTGGGGGCGTTTTACGGCTACCGCGTGGACCACATCTTCCAGACCCAGGAGGAAATCAACGCGCTGAACGCCGCCTCGACTACCGGTGCCTACCAGTCCCCCAGCACCCGGCCCGGCGACATCAAGTTTAAAGACCTGAACGGGGATGGCCGCATAACTGCTGCCGACCAGGAAATCATGGGCAATGCCCAGCCGAAGTATTACGGCGGCATCACCAACACGTTCCGCTTCATGAATTTCGACCTTAGCGCCTTCCTGCAATACAACGTGGGCAACAAAGTGTACAACAACCCGCGGGCCTACACCCAGGGCATGAGCAGCGTGTACGGCCAGGACGTGGCGGTGCTGAACCGGTGGACGCCTACCAACACCGACACCGACATGCCGCGGGCCGTGTACAACGACCCCAATAACAACGCCCGGACTTCGGACCGGTTCCTGGAGGACGGTTCGTACCTGCGCCTGAAAAGCCTGACCCTAGGCTATTCTCTGCCTTCGGCCTTGGCTACCCGCGCCCACCTGCGCACCGTGCGCATCTACGTGCAGTCGCAGAACCTGGTGACCTTCACCAAATACACGGGCCTCGACCCCGAGGTTAGCACCGCGAACACGGTAAGCGCAACAAACAATTCGGGAAACACCGTGCTTGGCACGGACTTCTTCACCTATCCTCAGGCGCGTACCATCACCGGCGGCGTTACGCTTGGGTTCTAACCTTTTGCTTCTTCTCAACCATGCATATAACTAATTTTCGCCAGCTCGCCACCCGCTCGGCCCTGCTACTGAGCCTGGGGCTAACCGTGGGTGCGTGCGACAAAGCGGTCAACGTTCAGCCGTCGAACAGTGTGAGCTCAACTGCTGGCTACAGCACCAAGGAAGATGCCGCCGCTGGCTTGCTTGGCTGCTACGATGCCGTGCAAAACGTTGATTACGACGGTGTAGGCTTCCCGTCAACGGTTGACTTGCTGGCCCGAGAAATCCGGGAAGTGGGCACGTTTAACACCACTTTTGGCCTGATAAACCAGAACCAGACTTCAGCGGATAACGTGCAGGTAGGCAACACCTGGAACGCCATTTACACCGCCATCAACCGCGCCAACTACCTGCTCCAACAAAGCGATAAGATTACTGACCCCGCGTTTCCGAAGCTGGCTACTCAGGCCCAGGCGCGGGCGTTGCGGGCCTACCACTACATGAACCTGCTGGCCTTGTGGGGCGGCAGCCCCCAAGGCTACGGCTACGACGGGGGTCTCGGGGTGCCGCTGCGCCTCACGCCAACCACGGCCGTTGGCCCGGAAACCGATGCCATTCCCCGCTCAACCGAGGCCCAGGTAGCCGCGGCCATCCGGGCCGACCTGGATTTCGCCATCGCCAACTTGGCGGCCGGCACTGGCAACCGCGTTACCAAAAACTCGGCCCTGGCCCTGCGGGCTCGCTTCGAACTGCGGATGCGCAACTACGCCGATGCCCTGTCGTTTGCCAAGCAGGTGCCCGCCACGGCTGGGTTTGCCACGGCGGCAGCCACGGGCGTCACAACGCCCGATGCCCTCTGGCAACTGGTGTTTTCGAACACAGACCAGAACCTGTTTGCTTTTTACTGGTACCCTGCCCCGGGCGGACGGAACGAATTTGACCCGGGCACAGGCTTTGCCGCGGCGCACCCGGCCGGCGACCGCCGCTTGGCCGTCAACGTAGCTACTGCGCCTGCGGGCACCACGCTCAAATACACCCGCACCGCTACCCGCGACGACCCCTTCAACGTGGTGCGCTACGCTGAGGTAGTGCTTACTTTGGCCGAAGCTGCTGCCCAAACCGGCGACCTGGCCACAGCAGCGCTGCAACTCAACGTCATCCGCACCCGGGCCGGCCTGGCCCCAACCACGGCTACAACGGCTTCGGACTTGATTACCGATATCCTGTTGCAGCGCCGCTTGGAACTAGCTTACGAGGGCAACTACTGGTTCGACCTGCGCCGCACCAACACCGTGCAATCGACCTTGGGCACGGCCCCCCCGGCCGCAGCCAACGCCTGGAACCAGACCTACCGCAACCTATTCCCGATTCCAGTGCGCGAAATCAACGTCACCAACGGGCTGATTGCGCAGAACCCACAGTACTAATTTTCAGCAAAACCATTGCACAAAAAAGCCCAGGCCAAGTTGGCCTGGGCTTTTTTGTGCAATGCAATCCGATGAGACCTCAGAGAATGCACTGGCTCAGGTTGCGGTTTTTCACCATGCTGGCCAGATGCTCATCGACCAGATCCGCCGTGATCCGGACGTGAGCGTGGGGCCCTATTGTATATGTAACTAGGTTTATTACGACCTAATGCACTACTCTTCTGTACCGATACCACTAATAGCAGAAAGAACAGTAAAATTGTCAAATAGCTGGTAAAGAGGATTTTGTGAGATACGTCATTTTACTATTGGTCAAAAAAATCCAATTAACTAATACATAATTTATTTTCTTCCATTCTAAATCATTACCTTTTGAACGGCATATCATCTACTAAATCCAATTTTTCACTTGCCCAAGCGGGCAAAAAACTCTTTTGCGTACATGAAAAAAATGTTACTCATGAGCTTAATGCTCGTAATCACCTTTTTTCAGCACGTTGCAGCCCAAAATAGGGTGGTGTCGGGAAAGGTGACGGACCAGAAGTCGGGCGAAGGTTTGCCTGGGGTTACGGTACTGCTGAAAGGCACTACCAACGGTGGCTCGACTAATGCGGATGGTGGATTTAGCCTGACCATACCCAGTACCGACGGGACCTTGATGTTTAGTTCGGTGGGCTATATACCGCAGCAGCGCATCATCGGCAGCGAAACCAAGTTCAATGTGAGTTTGGTTGCCGACGTGAAGGAACTGAGTGAAGTGGTGGTAACGGCCCTTGGCATCGAGAAGGATAAGCGCACCCTGGGCTATGCCACCCAAGAGATAAAGGGTGGCGAAGTAGCCCAGAAATCAGAGCCCAACGTAGTGAACGCCTTGCAAGGCAAGGTTTCGGGGGTCAACATCACGGGAGCCAGCGGCTTGGCGGGCTCCTCTACAAACATCAACATCCGTGGCATCACCTCTTTAGGAAGCAGCAACCAGCCGTTGTTCGTGGTGGACGGCATCCCGATCAGCAACGACGCTGACCGCACCAACGGGGGCGCTGCTGGCACGCTGTACGGGGCCCAAACCTCCAACCGGGCCGCCGACATCGACCCGGAGAACGTGGCCAGCATCAGCATTTTGAAGGGCCCCGCGGCGGCGGCGCTGTACGGGTCGCGGGCTTCTTCGGGGGCCATTTTGATTACCACCAAGTCAGGCGCAAACGTCACACGGAAGCTGGAGGTCAACGTTACGTCGGGCCTCAACTTCCAGAGTGTGCTCGGCTTGCCCGAGTTTCAGAACGGCTACGGCCAGGGCACCGGCGGAGTAAATACCACCCTCAACGGCGCGGGCAATATCTACACGGGCAGCGTCAATTCCTGGGGCCCGGCTTTCGGCACGGGCCCTACCCGCCCCAACGGCCTGTTACTAGCCGATAACTCGTTCCTGCCTTACCAAGCGTACCCGGATAACATTCGCAACTTTTTCAAGCGGGGTGTACTGCTGACGAACGGCGTTCAACTGGCGGGCAACAACGGAACGTCCAACTTTTCGCTCAACGTCAACAACACGCACCAGAAAGGGCTAACCGAATCGTCGACGTTGAATCGTACCAACGTTCAGTTGGGCGGTGGCACCACTTTGCAGAACAAGATCCGGCTTACGGGTTCGGTCAATTTCTCTCAAACCGACCAGTTGGCGCCCCAAACGGGCAATGGGGCCAGTGCATTCGGCACCTTGTCGGCCGTGCCGCGAAGCTATGACTTGCAAGGCCAGCCCTACCAGACGGTTACGGGGGCCAACCTGTTCTTTCCAGGGCGCGACAACCCGAACTGGAACCTACTGAATACCAACACATCCAGTAACGTCACCCGTTTTATTAACGTGGCCAGCGTAGGCTACGACTTCTTGCCCTGGCTGAGCGTTACGTACCGGGCCGGCTTGGACGCCTACACCGACCGCCGGAAACAGATTGCGGCCATCAGCTCGAACCGCAACCCGACCGGTCTAATTTTCCAAGACAACATCCAGTACGCGGAGTTCACGGGCGACCTGCTGATCAACGCGAAGAAGGATAACCTCTTTTTTGACAAGCTGAACGCCAACCTGTTGGTTGGCCAGCAGGTGAATCAGCGTCGGCGCAACGAGCAGTACGTATCGGCCGCGACGCTTTCGCAGCCCGGCTTTTACAACACCATCAACGCGGCCAACTTTACGGGCAGTGGCGAAATTTCGACGGTTCGGCGCTTGCTGGGCTACTACGCCGACCTTTCGCTGGCCTACAACAACTTCTTGTTTTTGGAAGCAACGGCGCGCGTGGACCAGTCCTCTACCCTACCCAAAAACAACAACACCTACTTGTACCCGTCCGTGTCGGCCGGCTTCGTGTTTACGGATGCCTTTCACATCGATTCGCGCTTCTTCTCCTACGGCAAAATTCGGGCGAACGTGGCCCGCGTGGGCCGCGATGCCGATCCGTACGTGCTGGAATCTTACTACGTTTCGGCCGGCCAAGGCAACAACGTCGCCAACGTGACTTTTCCCTTTAACGGGGTGGTGGGCTTTAAGCCCAGTACGTCCATTGGCGGGGGCGACGTGCTGAAGCCCGAGTTTACCAAGTCGGGCGAGGTGGGCCTGAACCTGGGCTTCTTCAACAACCGCGTCACCTTGGACGCTACCTACTTCAGCACGGTTAGCTCCAACCAAATTTTGCAAGTAACGCTGCCCGGTACCACGGGCTATAGCAGCTTCATAACCAATGCCGGGAAGCTCACCAACAAAGGCATTGAGCTACTGGCCAACATCCGGCCGGTTAAGAGTGCCTCGGGCTTTACCTGGGACGTTACGGCCAACTACACCCGCCTGCGCAACCTGGTGGTGGACATTTACCCCGGCGTGACGAGTTCGTCGATTGCCGGCAACTCGTTCATCGGGTCGGTGCCGTCGTACGTGGTGGGCCAGCCCTACGGGGTTATTTTAGGCCAAAAGAAGGCCACTGCCCCCGACGGCCAGTACCTGATCAACGGTAAAACGGGCTTGTGGGTGCCGGAGCTGAGCGCGCAGGTGACGGCCAACCCGAACGTGAACTGGCAAGGAGGCATTACTAACACCTTGGCCTACAAAGGGCTCAATTTCTCTTTCTTGGTAGATGCCATTGTGGGCGGCGACATCCTGTCGTTCACGCAAGCCGCCTACAAGTCGGCGGGCATGCTAAAGGAAACCGGCGTTGACCGCAACATGCCGCGCGTCATCCCGGGCGTGATTCAGGGCGTGGCGGCCGATGGCAGCGCGACCTACACGCCTAATAATATCCAGGTAGATGCCCAGAACTACTGGAGCAACCAAGGCCTGCAGAGCGACCTGGCCATCTTTGATGGCACCCACTATACCCTACGCGAAGTCTCGCTGGGGTACGCGCTACCCAAGGGACTGCTGGAGCACACGCCGTTTGGCAACGTATCGTTCTCCATCTCGGGCCGCAACCTGCTCTATTATGCCCCCAACGCTAACTTCTTCCCGGAAGTGAACACCCAGGGCGCGGGTAACATCCGCGGGCTCGACTTACAGGGCCCCCCGAGCGTGCGCAGCTACGGCGCCTACCTGCGGTTCACCCTGTAAAGCAATCATAACACGTACAAATGAAGAACTTATCTATCTTCCGGTATTCGGCGCTCGTAGCCGCTGCCGTTCTGGTTGGCAGCTGCTCCCCCAATAGTTTTTTGGATGTAAACGCCAGCCCCAACAACCCCACGGCTGTGCAGCCCAGCGTGCAGCTGCCAACCATCACCATCGGTACGGCGTTCGTAGTGACCAACACCCTGGGCCGCGACGCCGACCTGTTTGTACAGCACTACGCAGGCATTGCCAACCAGCCCGCCACCGAAGACCGCTACGTCATCAACGGCAACTACGACAACGAGTGGCGCGGCGACCTGTACGGCAACAACCTGATTGGGGCCCAAACCTTGATTGCCAGCACTCAGGGCACCAGCCCGGCCTATTCGGGCATCGCGAAGTTGATCAAGGCGTACAACTTCGCGGTGGCGACCGATTTGTGGGGCGACGTCCCCTACTCGCAGGCGTTGCAGGGCCTGGGCAACATTCAGCCCCAGTTTGACAAGCAGCAGGACATCTACGAAGGCGCAACCAACGTGCAAAGCCTGTTTGATTTGGTGCGCGAAGGCTTGGCCGACCTGGATAAAACCAGCGTGCTGACGCCCGGCGCCGACGACTTTGTGTACAAAGGCAGCTTGGCAAAGTGGCGCAAAATGGGCAACATGCTGCTGCTGAAATTTGCCAATACCGTGAGCGTGAAGGACCCCGCGCTGGCCACGAAGGTCATCAACGAAGTGCTGGCGAAAGACCCCAGCGGGAGCGCCACCCTAGGCAGCGCGGCCATTGCTGCCAACGCCGATGATTTCGCCGTTCCCTTCGGCGCGGCGGTTGGCAACACCAACCCGTTTTACTCCTACAACATCACGAACCGGCCCGACGACCAGATGGCCAGTACGCGCTTCCTGGACTCGCTGGTGGCATACAAGGACCCGCGCCTGCCCAAGTACTTCACGACTACGCCCAACAACGCCTCGCCGACCCATACCACTACATTCGGCAAATTCACGGGCTTCGAGAACGGTAACACCACCGTTCCGCCCGGCCGGGCCGACCGTTCGGTATATAGCACCTACGTGCTGGGCAACGCCGGCGAAGGGGCCGTGCGCCTGCTCACCAATTTCCAGCGGGCCTTTATTTTAGCTGAGTCGGCCATCCGGCTAAAAACGAACGGCAACGCCAA
This genomic stretch from Hymenobacter sp. PAMC 26628 harbors:
- a CDS encoding IS5 family transposase; the protein is MATTRCYPSDISDDEWAFVCPYLCLMREDAPQREHPLRALFNGLRYLAHTGCPWRYLPHDLPPWAAVYQQWERWRDARVFERIVHDLNELQRMLLGRAATPTAVIFDGRTLQSTPESGHRAGYDGAKRRKGSKAHIAVDTLGHLLSVVVTPANEQERAQVGELCRQVQEVTGQTVEVSFGDQGYTGEDPEYEAAVHDIDLQVIMKPEGQTGFVLLPRRWVVERSFAWCSRFRRLARDHERLSQTLQQLHFVVFACIMLARHASST
- a CDS encoding SusC/RagA family TonB-linked outer membrane protein, whose protein sequence is MFTLFHQVMAQTRTISGRVIDQTNGGGLPGVTVLLKGTTTGVSTNADGGFTLGVPASGGTLTFSSVGFVTQDQPIGSSAVMSVAMATDTKQLNEIVVMGYGTQQNRREVKGAVSTVNSADYKDQPIIGVDQALQGRAAGVQVTQSSGTPGGGISVRVRGAASIGASNEPLYVVDGLPVITGSTTQVGAGGQLTNGLNDLNPNDIESIEVLKDAASAAIYGSRGSNGVVLITTKRGKSGKARVDLDYYTGAQSVWKRPQVLNGAQQTQLFLDAAAGAYPANAAGNYPTDFGPPNARYVFRSNADLAAYIYGPGDATVVNGLAQYVDAGPIRPLSQFQNPTTSTSTDWTKEVLRTAPISNYGLTFSGGSDASRYRLALNYFDQQGTFIGSGYTRGSARLSVDNKLSEKIRMGVSIGLSQSVNNRINNDNNIYGVLTTARLYPSDLPIYNADGTYYKNGSLENPVAAGKEPYFKSTNSRLIGSQYTEFELIKNLKYRATFGIDYTYGRDDVFLSTLTNAGAAVRGDATAATIQNLNYNHISSLNYNKTFGTDHSLSALAVAEYQRNSESDIFTEVTGFPSNAIRELSAGATKTNATSSSTGRALFGVLAKVDYAYKGRYLLGASVRRDQSSTFGADNQVGYFPAVSAGWRVIEEGFLKDQTTLSELKLRGSYGETGNQALGDFSSRGLISPGRNYLDQGGLSLSQLANPNLKWERTRQTNIGVDFGLFQNRLYVSADVYQRKTDALLLAQNLPSDTGFLSYSANVGNIENKGLEFALTTINFRNEGTGFNWETNFNISFNRNLVTLLSDPNPLGIATGFASRLIVGQPLGAFYGYRVDHIFQTQEEINALNAASTTGAYQSPSTRPGDIKFKDLNGDGRITAADQEIMGNAQPKYYGGITNTFRFMNFDLSAFLQYNVGNKVYNNPRAYTQGMSSVYGQDVAVLNRWTPTNTDTDMPRAVYNDPNNNARTSDRFLEDGSYLRLKSLTLGYSLPSALATRAHLRTVRIYVQSQNLVTFTKYTGLDPEVSTANTVSATNNSGNTVLGTDFFTYPQARTITGGVTLGF
- a CDS encoding RagB/SusD family nutrient uptake outer membrane protein produces the protein MHITNFRQLATRSALLLSLGLTVGACDKAVNVQPSNSVSSTAGYSTKEDAAAGLLGCYDAVQNVDYDGVGFPSTVDLLAREIREVGTFNTTFGLINQNQTSADNVQVGNTWNAIYTAINRANYLLQQSDKITDPAFPKLATQAQARALRAYHYMNLLALWGGSPQGYGYDGGLGVPLRLTPTTAVGPETDAIPRSTEAQVAAAIRADLDFAIANLAAGTGNRVTKNSALALRARFELRMRNYADALSFAKQVPATAGFATAAATGVTTPDALWQLVFSNTDQNLFAFYWYPAPGGRNEFDPGTGFAAAHPAGDRRLAVNVATAPAGTTLKYTRTATRDDPFNVVRYAEVVLTLAEAAAQTGDLATAALQLNVIRTRAGLAPTTATTASDLITDILLQRRLELAYEGNYWFDLRRTNTVQSTLGTAPPAAANAWNQTYRNLFPIPVREINVTNGLIAQNPQY
- a CDS encoding SusC/RagA family TonB-linked outer membrane protein is translated as MKKMLLMSLMLVITFFQHVAAQNRVVSGKVTDQKSGEGLPGVTVLLKGTTNGGSTNADGGFSLTIPSTDGTLMFSSVGYIPQQRIIGSETKFNVSLVADVKELSEVVVTALGIEKDKRTLGYATQEIKGGEVAQKSEPNVVNALQGKVSGVNITGASGLAGSSTNINIRGITSLGSSNQPLFVVDGIPISNDADRTNGGAAGTLYGAQTSNRAADIDPENVASISILKGPAAAALYGSRASSGAILITTKSGANVTRKLEVNVTSGLNFQSVLGLPEFQNGYGQGTGGVNTTLNGAGNIYTGSVNSWGPAFGTGPTRPNGLLLADNSFLPYQAYPDNIRNFFKRGVLLTNGVQLAGNNGTSNFSLNVNNTHQKGLTESSTLNRTNVQLGGGTTLQNKIRLTGSVNFSQTDQLAPQTGNGASAFGTLSAVPRSYDLQGQPYQTVTGANLFFPGRDNPNWNLLNTNTSSNVTRFINVASVGYDFLPWLSVTYRAGLDAYTDRRKQIAAISSNRNPTGLIFQDNIQYAEFTGDLLINAKKDNLFFDKLNANLLVGQQVNQRRRNEQYVSAATLSQPGFYNTINAANFTGSGEISTVRRLLGYYADLSLAYNNFLFLEATARVDQSSTLPKNNNTYLYPSVSAGFVFTDAFHIDSRFFSYGKIRANVARVGRDADPYVLESYYVSAGQGNNVANVTFPFNGVVGFKPSTSIGGGDVLKPEFTKSGEVGLNLGFFNNRVTLDATYFSTVSSNQILQVTLPGTTGYSSFITNAGKLTNKGIELLANIRPVKSASGFTWDVTANYTRLRNLVVDIYPGVTSSSIAGNSFIGSVPSYVVGQPYGVILGQKKATAPDGQYLINGKTGLWVPELSAQVTANPNVNWQGGITNTLAYKGLNFSFLVDAIVGGDILSFTQAAYKSAGMLKETGVDRNMPRVIPGVIQGVAADGSATYTPNNIQVDAQNYWSNQGLQSDLAIFDGTHYTLREVSLGYALPKGLLEHTPFGNVSFSISGRNLLYYAPNANFFPEVNTQGAGNIRGLDLQGPPSVRSYGAYLRFTL
- a CDS encoding SusD/RagB family nutrient-binding outer membrane lipoprotein yields the protein MKNLSIFRYSALVAAAVLVGSCSPNSFLDVNASPNNPTAVQPSVQLPTITIGTAFVVTNTLGRDADLFVQHYAGIANQPATEDRYVINGNYDNEWRGDLYGNNLIGAQTLIASTQGTSPAYSGIAKLIKAYNFAVATDLWGDVPYSQALQGLGNIQPQFDKQQDIYEGATNVQSLFDLVREGLADLDKTSVLTPGADDFVYKGSLAKWRKMGNMLLLKFANTVSVKDPALATKVINEVLAKDPSGSATLGSAAIAANADDFAVPFGAAVGNTNPFYSYNITNRPDDQMASTRFLDSLVAYKDPRLPKYFTTTPNNASPTHTTTFGKFTGFENGNTTVPPGRADRSVYSTYVLGNAGEGAVRLLTNFQRAFILAESAIRLKTNGNANLLYQEGIRRAMEETGLTTTEIDAYFAANPGIVTLSGSDGHKIGQIIRQKWMAWVGNGYEAYNDYRRTGYPKLQPALNVSVTPNIPRRLLYPPSEIAGNGANIPAAVITTDVWWASK